The window CCAAATAGTGATTATGGTTCACATCATTACGGCAACTATGAGGAGCTGTTGGACCCTTTGCCTCGAGGCTACTGGTACTTCACTGTTGGCAATCTCTATCAAGGCACTGATGAACTTCCAGATTATGTTGTCAACTCCCCACGGGAGTATGTtggaagaaacagagacaggatCATCATAAGAGTCCGGGAGCAGAGGATAGACCGGGTGTATATCACACAGCATTATGACACTTCTGAAGGTCAAGGGACAGCTTATGATCCAGATCATACCTACCAGATCACTACGAACCTCTTAAGACAGCTCAGAGAGTTTTCTGTGAGGGACAACCAAATGCCACTGTTGTATCTCAGGAACCGCTTTGGAAGTAACGCTGATGATTCCTACATCAGAAACACATGGGGCAACCTTGCTTGCCTTGGACTGCTGTTGTTTATTGTGATCGAAGAAAAGTACTGCTCCAATCAACGTAATAACAGACTGCGGAATAACAACATAGCGGCATACAGCAACAGACAAGTAAACAGCAACAGATCAGTAAACAGCAACAGACCAGTGAACAGCAACAGACCAGTAAACAACAATATATTAATCAACATCGATCCAGAAACCAACAACACTCTGGAATCCATGAACAGTCAAGGAAACAGACAAGGTTGCCGATGCAGTTGTGCTATGGTAACCTGTGTTTTGTTCatactttttgtatttgtgttaaTTTTATGTTTGTGCGTTTATTTTCTACGTAGATAGATAAGAACCTGAACCTTAACTGAAAAAGGAATAACTGTGTTTGGAAAAGCTGCACTGGCACTGAAAAAAGATCAAAGCTTCCATTACAGATTGAATACTTGTAATACATGCACCCTGCACTTCCAATtgtataatttcattttattgagaTACTTCTTTCATTTTGCCGTTTCTCAATgacaaaaaattgtttttttattcaggtcaccttttttttcctctgttagttttttttttttttttttttttttttaaatctctcagTTTCTATTTAGTGacagcatttttcagtttcaattccCACTGTTTTAGTGCAAAGCTGAGAGGTTTGAGGTGAGGGGAAAGGAGA of the Scatophagus argus isolate fScaArg1 chromosome 16, fScaArg1.pri, whole genome shotgun sequence genome contains:
- the LOC124073030 gene encoding uncharacterized protein LOC124073030; translation: MAADECRMMKISGRVTSCCVVLFLVLTCVSAVQRLNSISDLKKINFGQTVPKHSLLLLHWFANAVDIDNNGVIGLTFDPNSDYGSHHYGNYEELLDPLPRGYWYFTVGNLYQGTDELPDYVVNSPREYVGRNRDRIIIRVREQRIDRVYITQHYDTSEGQGTAYDPDHTYQITTNLLRQLREFSVRDNQMPLLYLRNRFGSNADDSYIRNTWGNLACLGLLLFIVIEEKYCSNQRNNRLRNNNIAAYSNRQVNSNRSVNSNRPVNSNRPVNNNILINIDPETNNTLESMNSQGNRQGCRCSCAMVTCVLFILFVFVLILCLCVYFLRR